Within Bacillota bacterium, the genomic segment GGGGTAAATGGATAGTACACCAGTCCACCGGTCACCAAATACAAAAGGAATTATCCACCGAGCAGTATAAGCAAAAAAGACAAATAAAGGCCCCACAGCCAAGACTTGAAATAGCATAGCATTCTCCAGCGCACGTTTTAAGCGCAGGTAATCTCTCTGTAATTTAGCAAAGCCGGCAATGGAAAGCCTCCATGTAGCGGTTTTTACGAAATTAAGGGCCTCTACCAGGCGGATAGCCAGTGCTATATTACCCACAGCTACCGGCCCGGCAAAACGCCCCACAATGAGAGGATTTACCAGACTGCGTAGTTGCCATACCCACATGGATACGGAATAACCGGCTCCGTATCCTACAATCTCCTTTACTAATGACCAGGACCAGGTCGGCCGGGGTAATAAGCGGGTCACAATACATGTGGCCAATAGATTGAAAACCTGCCAAGCTAAATATCCCGTCACCGGCGCCCATACTCCCTTACCATGGTAGGCCAATAAAATGGCAATTACATAATTAATTATTTGTCCCGTAAGTTCAATAATCGAAATGGGGCGGTAATTCAGATCTCGCTCTAGCCGGGCCATAGCCGGCCCGGCCAGAGTAATCAAGGGTATAGCAAGCAGCATGGTTATAAGTGGAGGTATAAATACCCGGTTTTGCAGCCACCATTCAAATATGGGAATAGTTGCTAAACCAAGCACTAACCCTATGCATCCTGTTAAAAACATAAGAGTAAAAGCCTGGTGATAGACATTAATATCAGGCTCAGACTCCCGCCTGATCAAGTAAACATGCGCACCTAAACTTGCTAAATTGCTTAAATAAACCACAATGCCATAGGCTGTGGTATAAATACCGTAATTGCCCGGTCCTATAGCCCGCGTGATTAATAAGACTCCTATAAAGCCAACAATTAATCCAAATCCCTGCCTGACAATAAGATAGGCTCCACCCTTAAGCATCTTTTCTCTCAGATTCATTCCGTCTCCCGATATTTAAATTGGTAGCGAATACTTCCCGGCAAAATATTCAACGGTTCTGCCTATACCTTGTTTTAAGGGAACCGACGGATACCATTTTAATAGCTCTTTTGCTCTACTTATATCCGGGCAGCGCTTTGAAGGATCGTCAGGCGGGAGGTCACCATATTTAATTTGGAGTTTCACACTACAGATTGCGGCAACAACAGAAGCCAGTTCTTTAACGGTGTATTCCTCCGGATTACCCAGATTTATAACTTGGCCATTGGTGTTCTCATAAGTCATGGCCCGAAAGATCCCTTCTATTTCGTCGTCCACAAAAGCAAAACTGCGAGTTTGAGAGCCACTTCCATAGACGGTCAGGGCCTCATTTTTTAAAGCCTGGCAAATAAAATTGGGTACAACCCGGCCATCTTTGATTCGCATGCGCGGGCCATAGGTGTTAAATATTCTCACTATTCTGATATTCATGCTGTAACGCCGGTGATATTCAAAAACTAATGCCTCGGCAAAGCGTTTACTTTCATCATAGCAGGCCCGCTCTCCGACCGAGTTCACATTACCCCAATAAATTTCCGGCTGCGGGTGCACCAAAGGATCACCATATACTTCCGATGTACTGGCTAACAAAAATTTGGCTCTATTTTTCAATGCCACTTTCAACATATTTCCGGTACCATTGCTGTTTACCAGCATAGTTTCAATACTGAGCCGACGATAATCCACTGGGCTGGCGGGACTAGCCAGGTGCCATATGTAATCATATACTAAGTTCGGCAGCTGAAAATCTTCTGTAATGTCAGCCTGTACCAATATGAAGTGGTTATTAGATGATAAAGCATGATCCAAGTTATCCAGACTCCCGGTGTTAAAACTATCGATACCAACCACGAAATGACCGGCCTTAATTAACCTGTCAACCAGGTGACTGCCTAAAAAACCTCCGGCACCGGAGACCAGCGAAACAGGTTTCCCGTTTAAATAAGGGGCGTTTTTCACTGACAAGAGAGTCTCCCCCCTAACCCTAAGCCCTGATACAAGAACCCTGTTTCCTCCAGATCATGAGCATGAAGCATTCCCCTACCATCAACAATGATGGGGCTCCTCATTAACTCTTTAATTTTGACGAAATCAAGTTTACCAAATTCAGGCCAATCGGTCATAAACACCAGGGCATCTGACCCCCTGGCAGCCTCATACGGTGACTCAGCAAAGGATATAAGTTCATATAAGCCGTTTAACTGCGCCCGTACATTACTCATGGCCTTGGGGTCGTAACAGCATATCTGGCATCCCTTATCTGCCAGTTTGTTAATCAGTTTGAGTGCGGGGGACTCTCTAACATCATCGGTATTACACTTAAAGGCCATGCCCAGGACACTAATCTTTTTATCCTTACACACCCAAAGGGTATCTTCTAATCTTTTAACTATTAAGCAGATCCTTTTTTCATTGATGCGGTCTACTTCCCTTAAAAGGCTTACATTTATACCCAGGTCAGCGGCTAGGTAGGTAAAAGCTTTTACGTCTTTGGGAAAACAACTGCCGCCATACCCAGCCCCGGCACTAAGAAACTCTCTGTTGATACGCCTGTCATAACCCATTCCATCCGCTACATGGTGAACATTGGCCCCAACTTTATCACACATGTCAGCGACCAGATTTATATACGAAATTTTCATGGCTAAAAAGGCATTACTGGCATACTTAATTATTTCCGAGGTGGCAATATCCGTAGTTAACACAGGACAATCAAAATCCCGGTATAAATCCTTAAGAATTATTTCAGCCCTTTTGCTGTCTACGCCCAAAACCACACGGTCGGGAAATAAAAAATCATTAACGGCCGAACCTTCCTTTAAGAATTCGGGATTACTGGATACATCAAAATCAGGGCAATTATCACCATTGATAAGTTTTATTGTCTGTTTAATTTTTTTCGCAGTTCCAACAGGTACGGTACTCTTTCCCACTATAAGTTTATAATCGTTTAGATTAGCAGCAATCCCCCGGGCAACTTCTTCGACTTGAGTTAAATCGACACTACCGTCTTCCCGGGAAGGTGTACCGACACAGATAAAGATAACCTCCGATGCCTTAATTGCTTCATCAAAGTCTTCCGTAAAGAAAAGTAAATCTTTATCTATACCCCCTTTTAATAATTCGCTTAGACCGGGTTCAAAGAAAGGTGACTTACCTTGAGATAATAGCATAAGTTTGTCATGATCCTTATCCACACCGATCACTGAGTAGCCCAAACTGGCAAAACAAGATGCCGTTACCACGCCCACGTGCCCCATCCCTACCACACAAAGCCTTACCACAACAGTTGTCCTCCTTTTGTCAGCAGCCTCATCAACATGCACCTTTTTGTCTAATCACAATATAAACGGTTTTTATCAGGATCTTAATGTCTAACCCTAAAGACCATTCCTTTGCATATAAGGCATCCAACTCAATTCTCTGTTGAAATTCAATTTTGCTCCTACCGGAAACTTGCCAGAGACCGGTTATACCGGGCTTAACAGAAAGACCCATATTAAAAACGGAAGTGTTTGTATCTCCCACATTTTTTAATTCGTAAAGAGGCCTGGGTCTAGGACCCACCAGGCTCATTTCACCCCGTATAACATTAAAAAGTTGGGGTAACTCATCAAGGCTGGTTTTTCTCAAAAATGTTCCCAGACGGGTTATACGAGGATCTTTCTTCAATTTAAAATTCGCATTCCATTCTCGCCTTAAATCAGACCTTTCAGCCAATAAGCATTTCAGTTCCTTTTCAGCATCCCCACTCATGGTCCGAAATTTAAAGCAATTAAAAATCTTTAAATCTTTACCTAACCTTTTTTGTCTAAAAATGGCTGACCCTCGCGAACCTATCTTGATGACGATAGAAATCAATATCATCAATGGTAAACTTATAACCAACATAGCTAAACCAATGACCAGATCAAACAGGCGCTTAATAATTAATCCTTGTTTAATCACCACATCATTCACTGCCCGGCAACACCCTTTTTCGAAAACCCGGCCCAACTCGTTTGTCATAACTAAAACCACCCGAATTATGCCACACCTTAAATTTGGAAATCATTTAGTTAAAATTTACCCAAAGCGTAAATATTTTATATTTTCCAGTAAAATCTACCTCCTCTTCCCCTGCTCCTTCAAAATATGAAAAAAAAAGCAGGAGCGTTCCTGTCTCGCACCTGCCAAAAAATAACTATATAGACTATCCAAATTTAAACTCTACTAATTGTTTCCGGAAAGAATTATATCCCGGGCCTCAATACCTGTGTTAAATAGGATATCTACCACTGAAAGCCCGGGAACAAAATGGCCATATAACTGGCCATAAGTTGGTTCTTCATAATTGGTTTGCTCTACGTTTATTCCAGCTTGATTAAACTTCTGCTCATCCATATAGCGCATGGTACCCGCACCTTGGCCTGTAATATATACTGTACCCCCAACCGCTTTAACCAGATTAAGAATATATTCACCAGTATCGCTGCATTCCAGGTCCACTTCTGATGACCGTATAAATTTAGTATCAGCCTGTATGGCAGCTGCAATAAATTTGATCAATGCAATATTAAAATCGGAAATGTACCGCCAGGTATCTCTATATATGTTTTCTATACCAGGGGAAAAGGTACCCCAATACGGCGCCTGGCTATAATAAGCCTTGAAAGTTCCCAGGTGTTTTTTAACCCAATCATATCCAGCCACCTGTACATCTTTGATAGGCAGAAAATTTCCCTTTCCCTTAACGGGTACAGTAAGCCACCTTGCCCCTTGCGGAGACTTTATCTTTACCCTGCTACAATAGCTTTTCCCCCTGGGAAACTGTACCGTATCAAAAAAAATAAATATATCGGCCCGAAGCAGCTTATAAAAATAACCAGCCCAAGGTAAAAAATTTGGCTGGTGTATTGCTACTTTCATATTATTTCGACCTTCCTTTCAACCATTCAAAGGTTAAGGATAACCCTTCCTCAAAACCAACACGAGGGTAAAAACCAATTTCTTTTTCCGCCAGGGTACCGTCTATGCTGTAATGCCTCTTATCAGTTTCACTGTCAAAGATATATTCAATGGGCACAGAAACACCGGTTGCACGGCGTACAATTTCTGCCAGCTCAATTATAGATATAGCTTTTTTGCCGGCTATATTAAAAACCCCGCCCTGTTTAAAACACTTAAGAGCGGCAACAACGGCCTCACCGGCATCGCTTATATATAAATAGCTTCTGATCTGCTTTCCACCACCTCTAATGAGTAGAGGTTTTTTCGCCAAGACTTTGCTTAGAAAAGCTGCCGGAGCCCCGTTTCTGCCTAACCCCGGTCCATATAAATCAGAATACCTCAAAATAACAACATTACAACCGTAGCGCTGCTGCATTATCTTACAATAGTTTTCTCCTGCCAATTTAGTAGCACCATATAATAAAATGGGCTCCGTGGGATGCTTTTCGTTTATTGGCGTATAGTTTTGCACCCCGTAAACGGATATGGAAGAACTAAACACTAAATTGGCCCCGGTATGCAATACGGCCTTTAATAGATTATAAACACCCAAAGTGCCCACTTCTATGTACTGCCGGCCTGGCCCGGGATCACACTTGGCAAGGGGGAACGATGCATCCACCACGGCATTTTGTCCCTGGACGGAATTAAAGACACACTTTTCGTCAGTCACGCTTCCGGTGATAATATTGACATCAGACTCTATATCTTGCAAATTGTAGATTTTTTCCCTGGGCAAGATGTCCAAAACAGACACTTGGGCACCGGCTTGCAAAAGAGCCCTACAAATATAAGATCCCAGGAATCCTGCTCCTCCGGCAACCAAAACCTTTTTACCGTCTAATGTTTTCATAAACACCCCTCCATGTATAGAACCGCAAACAGCCAATACTTCTTCTGTTTATTCATTACAGTTTGACACTTAATGAATTTTAAGTATCGCTGCAAATGTACTTATGATTACGCCAATGTCATTTAATAAATTGGCATCTCGTGCGTAAGCTAAGTTAATTTGAATTTTCCTGGGCATTATTTCTTGGATATAGGTCTTTTCCGGGTCCGCGGATTGAGCCAGTAAGCTACTTTCATCCCGGTACTTAATGGAAGCTAAATCAGTAATTCCCGGCATAAGGTTAAGAACTTCGCGCTGTTCTTGATTATAGAATGCAACATACCTCGGCACTTCCGGCCTGGGGCCAACTAATGACATCTCACCCACTAGCACATTAATCAATTGCGGTAATTCATCCAACTTGGTTTTACGCAATAAATAACCTATGCGTGTTACGCGGGAATCATTTCCCACTGTAAGCTGTCCCCCTGCTTGGCCGACACTTGGTATCATGGTCCTAAACTTACAGATGCGGAATAACCTTCCACGGCAACCAACTCGCTCCTGGTAAAAAAAAACAGGGCCTCCGTCCCCCAACTTAATCAATACAGCTATAACAAGTAAAAAAGGGGTGAGCATGATCAGGCCCAGTATAGAACAAATCAAGTCAAACACGCGTTTTTCCCATTTCATTGCCGAAATCTCTTCACCACCTCTAAAACCGCTTCAATTACGTCAGTGACATCACGGTCACTTAAACGCGGGTTCAGGGGTAGGCTGAGCATCCGCCGGTAGTTGTTATATGCTTGCGGGAAATCTTCAGGTCTAAAACCATACTTTTTCCGATAATACGGATGTAGGTGAAGTGGTATGAAATGTACTGAAGTCCCAATATTAAGGTCTGATAATTCTTCTATAAAACGGTCACGGCCAACCCTGAAGGCTCCATCTTTCAAACGAAGTACATATAAATGCCAGGCATGCTCCACTTCCGGGCGCAAAGCCGGCAATTCCAATGTCTCCTCATTTAAAAATGCATTATGATAGGCCTCAACTACTTTATTTCTGTGAGCTTGTAAACTACTGAGTTTCTTCAATTGCCAAAGGCCAAGGGAAGCCTGAATATCGGTCATGTTATATTTAAAACCCGGCAGCGTTACTTCATAGTACCAGTGCCCGCCCTTACCATACCTTTTCCAGGCATCCCGGCTCATGCCGTGAAGACTTATGACCCGGGCCTGCTCTATAAACTCAGGATCCCCAGTGAGCATCCCCCCTTCAGCAGTTGTCAAGTTTTTGGTAGCATAAAAACTAAATGCAGCGGGATTAGTGCCTGAGCCGATATAATGTCCTTTATATTTAGCAGGAAGAGCATGAGCAGCATCTTCAACAACTAAGAGCCCTTTGGCAGCAGCCAACTCATGTACGCTATCCAGATCCACCGGATGCCCTGCAAAGTGCACCACAATAATAGCCCGGGTACGGTCAGTGACTGCCTCCTCTATCTTACGGGGATCAATATTTAAAGTATCCGGTTCCACGTCCACCAGCACCGGGCGAGCACCTACATGTTCAATTACATTGACCGAAGCTGCAAAGGTTAGAGTTGTGGTGATCACTTCATCGCCAGGACCGATCCCGCCGGCTACCAGGGCAGTGTGCAGTGCGGCAGTGCAGGAATTTAGCGCTAGTGCCCCGGGGGCCTGAAGATATACGGCAAAGTCATTTTCAAAACGTTTGGTCTTGGGTCCGGTGGTAATCCAGTCCGAACGCAAAGTATCAACGACTTCATTTATTTCCTGCTCGCCGATTAATGGGGGAGAAAAAGGAAGATAACTTTCGCGCATACAATCCATCCTCACTCAATATTTTCCTGGATAGTCAACTTACCGGTTGGTTCAGGATTTAACCGTTCTCTGGTTGTTCTTTCAGTAGCTGTGAAAGCCAATCCCGCACCAGCACCGGCCAACTAAAATATGTCTCTACATAATTTCTACCGTTTCGCCCCAGTTTAGCCGCAAGGTCAGGGTTATTTGCCAATACTTGTATGGCTTCTGCTAAAAGAAGAGGGTCCTCCGGCTTAATAACCAGTCCTGCCTCTGCTTCCTCAACCAGCAGAGGCCCTTCTCCATCTCCCCTGTACACTACCGGCCT encodes:
- a CDS encoding NAD-dependent epimerase/dehydratase family protein; the protein is MKTLDGKKVLVAGGAGFLGSYICRALLQAGAQVSVLDILPREKIYNLQDIESDVNIITGSVTDEKCVFNSVQGQNAVVDASFPLAKCDPGPGRQYIEVGTLGVYNLLKAVLHTGANLVFSSSISVYGVQNYTPINEKHPTEPILLYGATKLAGENYCKIMQQRYGCNVVILRYSDLYGPGLGRNGAPAAFLSKVLAKKPLLIRGGGKQIRSYLYISDAGEAVVAALKCFKQGGVFNIAGKKAISIIELAEIVRRATGVSVPIEYIFDSETDKRHYSIDGTLAEKEIGFYPRVGFEEGLSLTFEWLKGRSK
- a CDS encoding DegT/DnrJ/EryC1/StrS aminotransferase family protein, with product MDCMRESYLPFSPPLIGEQEINEVVDTLRSDWITTGPKTKRFENDFAVYLQAPGALALNSCTAALHTALVAGGIGPGDEVITTTLTFAASVNVIEHVGARPVLVDVEPDTLNIDPRKIEEAVTDRTRAIIVVHFAGHPVDLDSVHELAAAKGLLVVEDAAHALPAKYKGHYIGSGTNPAAFSFYATKNLTTAEGGMLTGDPEFIEQARVISLHGMSRDAWKRYGKGGHWYYEVTLPGFKYNMTDIQASLGLWQLKKLSSLQAHRNKVVEAYHNAFLNEETLELPALRPEVEHAWHLYVLRLKDGAFRVGRDRFIEELSDLNIGTSVHFIPLHLHPYYRKKYGFRPEDFPQAYNNYRRMLSLPLNPRLSDRDVTDVIEAVLEVVKRFRQ
- a CDS encoding polysaccharide biosynthesis protein; this encodes MNLREKMLKGGAYLIVRQGFGLIVGFIGVLLITRAIGPGNYGIYTTAYGIVVYLSNLASLGAHVYLIRRESEPDINVYHQAFTLMFLTGCIGLVLGLATIPIFEWWLQNRVFIPPLITMLLAIPLITLAGPAMARLERDLNYRPISIIELTGQIINYVIAILLAYHGKGVWAPVTGYLAWQVFNLLATCIVTRLLPRPTWSWSLVKEIVGYGAGYSVSMWVWQLRSLVNPLIVGRFAGPVAVGNIALAIRLVEALNFVKTATWRLSIAGFAKLQRDYLRLKRALENAMLFQVLAVGPLFVFFAYTARWIIPFVFGDRWTGVLSIYPFIALGYLFNAMFSMHSSVLFVLGRTWGVTSFHMVHILIFVGSALFLLPHLGLIGYGLAEVFALLSYLVIHLNLVGLFRPHYTDAVLWFLAFSVPLGATYVNLPYTILLLIPLCVVVLMKGPRQKVLEYIKFARMGG
- a CDS encoding NAD-dependent epimerase/dehydratase family protein, with protein sequence MVSGAGGFLGSHLVDRLIKAGHFVVGIDSFNTGSLDNLDHALSSNNHFILVQADITEDFQLPNLVYDYIWHLASPASPVDYRRLSIETMLVNSNGTGNMLKVALKNRAKFLLASTSEVYGDPLVHPQPEIYWGNVNSVGERACYDESKRFAEALVFEYHRRYSMNIRIVRIFNTYGPRMRIKDGRVVPNFICQALKNEALTVYGSGSQTRSFAFVDDEIEGIFRAMTYENTNGQVINLGNPEEYTVKELASVVAAICSVKLQIKYGDLPPDDPSKRCPDISRAKELLKWYPSVPLKQGIGRTVEYFAGKYSLPI
- a CDS encoding WbqC family protein; the protein is MKVAIHQPNFLPWAGYFYKLLRADIFIFFDTVQFPRGKSYCSRVKIKSPQGARWLTVPVKGKGNFLPIKDVQVAGYDWVKKHLGTFKAYYSQAPYWGTFSPGIENIYRDTWRYISDFNIALIKFIAAAIQADTKFIRSSEVDLECSDTGEYILNLVKAVGGTVYITGQGAGTMRYMDEQKFNQAGINVEQTNYEEPTYGQLYGHFVPGLSVVDILFNTGIEARDIILSGNN
- a CDS encoding sugar transferase; this translates as MTNELGRVFEKGCCRAVNDVVIKQGLIIKRLFDLVIGLAMLVISLPLMILISIVIKIGSRGSAIFRQKRLGKDLKIFNCFKFRTMSGDAEKELKCLLAERSDLRREWNANFKLKKDPRITRLGTFLRKTSLDELPQLFNVIRGEMSLVGPRPRPLYELKNVGDTNTSVFNMGLSVKPGITGLWQVSGRSKIEFQQRIELDALYAKEWSLGLDIKILIKTVYIVIRQKGAC
- a CDS encoding UDP-glucose/GDP-mannose dehydrogenase family protein; translated protein: MGHVGVVTASCFASLGYSVIGVDKDHDKLMLLSQGKSPFFEPGLSELLKGGIDKDLLFFTEDFDEAIKASEVIFICVGTPSREDGSVDLTQVEEVARGIAANLNDYKLIVGKSTVPVGTAKKIKQTIKLINGDNCPDFDVSSNPEFLKEGSAVNDFLFPDRVVLGVDSKRAEIILKDLYRDFDCPVLTTDIATSEIIKYASNAFLAMKISYINLVADMCDKVGANVHHVADGMGYDRRINREFLSAGAGYGGSCFPKDVKAFTYLAADLGINVSLLREVDRINEKRICLIVKRLEDTLWVCKDKKISVLGMAFKCNTDDVRESPALKLINKLADKGCQICCYDPKAMSNVRAQLNGLYELISFAESPYEAARGSDALVFMTDWPEFGKLDFVKIKELMRSPIIVDGRGMLHAHDLEETGFLYQGLGLGGRLSCQ
- a CDS encoding sugar transferase gives rise to the protein MKWEKRVFDLICSILGLIMLTPFLLVIAVLIKLGDGGPVFFYQERVGCRGRLFRICKFRTMIPSVGQAGGQLTVGNDSRVTRIGYLLRKTKLDELPQLINVLVGEMSLVGPRPEVPRYVAFYNQEQREVLNLMPGITDLASIKYRDESSLLAQSADPEKTYIQEIMPRKIQINLAYARDANLLNDIGVIISTFAAILKIH